GCTACTCCTCCTTTAATTAGAGGTCTCGGATTCAAGCTCTGGGTATAAAAAAATCTTTGGTAGGAATCAGAGGTCTCGGCCTCTCGGGTTCGAGCTCTCGGTATGGAAAAATCCCTTAATAGAGAGCGCTATCCTCGAATGGACCCTACTCGACGCGAATCCAGATTAGTCGAGCTAGCTCCAATGCAGATATCGAACATCGAATGAAAAACAAAACACCTCACCCCCACCCTCCCACCCTCCAACCAACCCCCATAAAAAGACCAAATACACTCTTCCCAAAACCCCAATATAAAACAACATTCTTCAACTCCACCTTTATTCCAAATACCTCTCATCACTTCCTAGTGATCCccaaaaaacacacacacacacaaaaaaaataaaaatcaaactccatGGAAAGGATTGAAAGAGAATCTCTTCATTTCAAGAATGTGGATACCTTCTCTCAACTTCCTATAACCCGACCCGTTAAAGAAAAGCCCATTAGGCTTTTCGGTAAAGACTTTGTTGTTGGTGGTGACAGTACGAACACTGTGACCACCACCAACATGTCTGAAACCATCGATAGTAACCCTATTTTTCACAATGGGCTTGAAACAAATACGATTAGTCGTATGGACAAGAATATTGAAGTGAACAGAAAATATGAATGTCATTACTGTTATAGGTGCTTCCCAACTTCTCAAGCTTTAGGAGGTCATCAAAATGCACACAAGAAAGAACGTCAAAATGACAAATTAGCTCATGTTCAGTCTTCAATAGTGCATGGtaagatatataaataatatctatatataaggatgtattttatttttttcgctatcgtattttcttttcaaatctcCTTTGATGATATGCTCTATTTGAGCCAGGAGTTTCACGAAAACAGCCTCTTTTTTTAActacaatattttcttttcaaaccTGCTTGATGATATGCTCAACTTGAGCCGAGAGTTTCACAGAAACAACCTCAATCTCCACTTTTACGAGGTATAGGATTACACTCCGTATGTTGTTGTAATTGTATATACGGATGTATTTACTTCGTCACTATACAATATTTTTGTTTCA
This region of Capsicum annuum cultivar UCD-10X-F1 unplaced genomic scaffold, UCD10Xv1.1 ctg5387, whole genome shotgun sequence genomic DNA includes:
- the LOC107854431 gene encoding zinc finger protein GIS (The sequence of the model RefSeq protein was modified relative to this genomic sequence to represent the inferred CDS: added 57 bases not found in genome assembly), producing MERIERESLHFKNVDTFSQLPITRPVKEKPIRLFGKDFVVGGDSTNTVTTTNMSETIDSNPIFHNGLETNTISRMDKNIEVNRKYECHYCYRCFPTSQALGGHQNAHKKERQNDKLAHVQSSIVHEKNVYEITNRHRLGEAAPRIHHQHSTWANNISTTPPRFYGNVHDHVNVINPINGSDQLRFWKITPTVHHNNSSTSCSNLGFSNDDLIRTSPMVKISTNCEDNFMYEPKGEVQDHVSLDLHL